A single genomic interval of Methylobacterium bullatum harbors:
- the yhdG_1 gene encoding putative amino acid permease YhdG — MASGLAGDLTRTKSLERLNSDAEGGEHKLERTLGPWSLVALGIGAVIGAGLFSLTGIAAAEHAGPAVVISFAIASIACAFAGMCYSELAGMIPVAGSAYTYAYATMGEFVAWIIGWDLVLEYAVGAATVSVSWSSYVTRFLRDTLGINLPPSLVNSPFETYTVDGVTAHGIVNLPAILIIVAVSALLMIGIRESARVNAVVVAVKLAVVAVVVGVGLFYIKAQNYVPFIPENTGTFGEYGWSGIMRGAGVVFFAYIGFDAVSTAAQEAKNPQRNMMIGILGSLAICTVIYIAFAGVLTGLVHYDAMKGDAAPVNTAIAQTPFPWLKSLVTLGVIAGFSTVILVLLLGQSRVFYSMSQDRLLPGFFSRIHPTWKTPYRSNLFFMVFTSALGGFLPISQLGHMTSIGTLLAFILVCAGVIILRRTQPDARRDYRTPLVPLVPILGIVSCLAMMVSLDGQTWLRLLAWLAVGLVIYFAWSRRNSRLGREEAVKPS, encoded by the coding sequence ATGGCATCAGGCCTCGCAGGCGATCTCACCCGGACGAAATCCCTCGAGCGGCTGAATTCCGATGCCGAAGGGGGGGAACACAAGCTCGAGCGCACCCTCGGCCCCTGGAGCCTCGTCGCCCTCGGCATCGGCGCGGTGATCGGAGCCGGCCTGTTCTCCCTCACCGGCATCGCGGCGGCCGAACATGCCGGCCCCGCCGTGGTGATCTCCTTCGCCATCGCGTCGATCGCCTGCGCCTTCGCCGGCATGTGCTACAGCGAGCTCGCCGGCATGATCCCCGTGGCGGGCTCGGCCTATACCTACGCCTACGCCACCATGGGCGAGTTCGTGGCCTGGATCATCGGCTGGGACCTCGTGCTCGAATACGCTGTCGGCGCGGCCACCGTTTCGGTGAGCTGGTCGAGCTACGTCACCCGGTTCCTGCGGGACACCCTCGGCATCAACCTGCCGCCCAGCCTCGTCAATTCCCCCTTCGAGACCTACACGGTCGACGGTGTGACGGCGCATGGCATCGTCAACCTGCCGGCCATCCTCATCATCGTCGCCGTCTCGGCCCTGCTGATGATCGGCATCCGCGAATCCGCCCGGGTCAACGCCGTCGTCGTGGCGGTCAAGCTCGCGGTGGTGGCGGTCGTGGTGGGCGTCGGCCTGTTCTACATCAAGGCGCAGAACTACGTGCCGTTCATCCCCGAGAATACCGGCACGTTCGGCGAGTACGGCTGGAGCGGCATCATGCGCGGCGCAGGCGTGGTGTTCTTCGCCTATATCGGGTTCGACGCGGTCTCGACTGCGGCGCAGGAGGCCAAGAACCCCCAGCGCAACATGATGATCGGCATCCTCGGCTCGCTGGCCATCTGCACGGTCATCTACATTGCCTTCGCCGGCGTGCTCACCGGCCTCGTCCATTACGACGCCATGAAAGGCGATGCCGCGCCGGTGAACACGGCCATCGCCCAGACCCCGTTCCCGTGGCTGAAGAGCCTCGTGACCCTCGGCGTCATCGCCGGCTTCTCCACCGTGATCCTGGTCCTGCTTCTAGGCCAGAGCCGCGTGTTCTATTCCATGAGCCAGGACAGGCTGCTACCGGGCTTCTTCTCCCGGATCCATCCGACCTGGAAGACGCCCTACCGCTCGAACCTGTTCTTCATGGTGTTCACCAGCGCGCTCGGCGGGTTCCTGCCGATTAGCCAGCTCGGTCACATGACCAGCATCGGCACCCTGCTGGCCTTCATCCTGGTCTGTGCGGGGGTCATCATCCTGCGCCGGACCCAGCCCGATGCGCGACGGGACTACCGGACGCCGCTGGTGCCGCTGGTGCCGATCCTCGGGATCGTCAGCTGCCTCGCCATGATGGTGTCCCTCGACGGCCAGACCTGGCTGCGACTGCTTGCCTGGCTCGCGGTAGGACTTGTGATCTACTTCGCCTGGAGCCGGCGCAACAGCCGCCTCGGCCGCGAAGAGGCCGTCAAGCCGTCTTGA
- the inhA_1 gene encoding Isonitrile hydratase — protein MDRRAFTASLTAAFLSGPGEAARAAAPEQPPVRIAMLMFPGMTALDLVGPQAILAGLAGDRLHLVSRQAGPVPSDTGLPLMADTSFETCPRDIDVLFVPGGDATPAQMRDEATLAFLRDRAPRASWVTSVCTGSLILGAAGLLDGYRATSHWCVRETVLPRLGAIPVNRRVVVDRNRITAAGVSAGLDFALVLAARLRGDVYARTSQLVAEYAPEPPYSAGTPETAGPAISARAGAILKDLADGCLAAATRHTPR, from the coding sequence ATGGATCGTCGCGCCTTCACCGCGAGCCTGACGGCGGCTTTCCTGTCCGGTCCGGGCGAGGCCGCTCGTGCGGCGGCGCCAGAGCAGCCGCCCGTGCGGATCGCCATGCTGATGTTCCCCGGCATGACGGCGCTCGACCTCGTTGGCCCGCAGGCGATCCTGGCCGGGCTGGCGGGTGATCGGCTCCATCTCGTCTCCCGCCAAGCCGGACCTGTTCCGAGCGATACGGGCCTGCCCCTCATGGCCGACACCTCCTTCGAGACCTGCCCCCGCGATATCGACGTGCTCTTCGTGCCGGGCGGCGACGCGACCCCCGCCCAGATGCGCGACGAGGCGACCCTGGCCTTCCTGCGCGACCGGGCTCCACGCGCGTCCTGGGTCACCAGCGTCTGCACCGGGTCGCTCATCCTCGGCGCGGCGGGGCTGCTCGATGGCTATCGCGCCACCTCGCATTGGTGCGTGCGCGAGACCGTGCTGCCCCGCCTCGGCGCCATTCCGGTGAACCGGCGCGTGGTGGTGGACCGCAACCGGATCACGGCGGCGGGCGTCTCCGCCGGCCTCGACTTCGCCCTCGTCCTGGCGGCCCGCCTGCGTGGCGACGTCTATGCCCGGACGAGCCAGCTCGTGGCCGAATATGCGCCGGAACCGCCCTACTCCGCCGGTACGCCCGAGACGGCCGGGCCCGCCATCTCCGCCCGCGCCGGAGCGATCCTCAAGGACCTGGCGGATGGCTGTCTCGCGGCAGCCACGCGGCACACGCCACGCTGA
- the ecfG_3 gene encoding ECF RNA polymerase sigma factor EcfG, producing MTRDVLDTSPDRSSDTNGDGRPSLTATIRSHLGDQLRTVYDRLGTDEPSTRFAELIEKLEAALKARGEQVEPEFRNGLLAAVPSLRAFALSLTSNPARSDDLVQDTLLKGWQHRARFQPGTNLNAWLFTILRNIFYSDHRKRVREVEDQDGSYAARLATAPHQGDRLDVEDLQTALAKLPPDQREALVLVGAEGVSYEEAATIMGCKVGTVKSRVSRARGRLAELLGYDEEDLSSDRLIQSAMPKDA from the coding sequence ATGACCCGCGACGTCCTTGACACCAGCCCCGACCGCTCGAGCGACACGAACGGCGACGGCCGGCCGAGCCTCACGGCGACCATTCGCTCCCATCTCGGAGACCAGCTCCGCACGGTCTACGACCGCCTCGGCACGGACGAGCCGTCCACGCGGTTCGCCGAGCTCATCGAGAAGCTGGAAGCCGCCCTGAAAGCTCGTGGCGAGCAGGTGGAGCCCGAGTTCCGCAACGGTCTGCTCGCGGCGGTGCCGTCGCTGCGGGCCTTCGCGCTCTCGCTCACCAGCAATCCGGCCCGCTCGGACGATCTGGTACAGGACACCCTGCTCAAGGGCTGGCAGCATCGCGCGCGGTTCCAGCCGGGCACGAACCTGAATGCCTGGCTCTTCACCATCCTGCGCAACATCTTCTACTCGGACCACCGCAAGCGCGTGCGCGAGGTGGAAGACCAGGACGGCTCCTACGCCGCGCGTCTCGCCACGGCACCGCACCAGGGCGACCGCCTCGATGTGGAGGATCTGCAGACGGCGCTGGCGAAACTGCCGCCCGACCAGCGCGAGGCCCTCGTCCTCGTGGGCGCCGAGGGCGTGTCCTACGAGGAGGCGGCCACGATCATGGGCTGCAAGGTCGGCACGGTGAAGAGCCGCGTCAGCCGCGCCCGCGGGCGCCTCGCCGAACTGCTCGGCTACGACGAGGAAGACCTGAGCTCGGACCGGCTGATCCAATCGGCCATGCCGAAAGACGCCTGA